A single window of Caldalkalibacillus thermarum DNA harbors:
- a CDS encoding sodium-dependent transporter produces the protein MGQHREQWASRWGFMLAAVGSAVGLGNIWRFSYVAGENGGAAFLLVYVLCVLLIGFPVMMAEFMLGRRAQSDAVESFTKLAPGKPWFIGGGIAVAAAFIILTFYGVIAGWSLKYFVAYLTGGLWDPPAVEDGFAGYFTNFITDPVEPVIWQAIFMALTIGIVVLGIKKGIEKANKLLMPTLAVLVVLLAAYSLTLGGARQGLAFLFAPDWSALTEPGVYLAAMGQAFFSLSLGMGVMITYSSYLAEQHKLPGAAGMIIGFDTLFAIIAGIMIFPAVFAFGGEANAGPGLVFITLPGIFESIGGFGVIVGLLFFFLFTSAALSSAISLLEAPVAYVMRRFNLSRKAATWMVGILVFLGGIPSSLGMGVLSGITPLPGRDILDSLDYISGNIMLPLAGLITVLFVGWAWSRTEILKQSDLGDTSLGRAFFWLLRIPVPIFIAIVFIWMASQL, from the coding sequence ATGGGACAACATCGTGAACAGTGGGCGTCACGCTGGGGGTTTATGTTGGCCGCCGTGGGATCTGCGGTTGGTCTCGGCAACATTTGGCGTTTTTCTTATGTTGCTGGGGAAAACGGGGGAGCCGCATTTTTACTCGTTTACGTATTGTGTGTGCTGCTGATTGGCTTTCCGGTTATGATGGCTGAATTTATGCTGGGGCGCCGCGCGCAAAGTGATGCGGTTGAGTCCTTTACTAAACTGGCACCCGGGAAGCCCTGGTTTATCGGGGGCGGGATTGCTGTAGCCGCAGCGTTTATTATTTTGACCTTCTACGGTGTCATTGCCGGCTGGTCCTTAAAATATTTTGTGGCTTATCTGACGGGCGGGCTGTGGGATCCCCCCGCTGTAGAAGATGGTTTTGCTGGTTACTTCACCAATTTTATTACCGACCCTGTGGAACCGGTTATTTGGCAAGCCATCTTTATGGCCTTGACCATCGGCATTGTGGTTTTGGGCATTAAAAAGGGAATTGAAAAAGCGAATAAGTTGCTCATGCCAACACTGGCTGTTTTGGTGGTGTTGCTCGCTGCTTACAGCTTGACACTGGGCGGGGCCCGGCAAGGGTTAGCTTTCCTGTTTGCTCCGGATTGGAGCGCCTTGACGGAGCCTGGGGTGTATCTGGCAGCTATGGGACAAGCTTTCTTCTCCTTAAGTTTGGGCATGGGTGTGATGATTACCTACAGCAGCTATTTGGCTGAACAGCATAAATTGCCGGGTGCTGCCGGTATGATTATCGGTTTTGACACGTTGTTTGCCATCATTGCCGGTATCATGATTTTCCCTGCTGTCTTTGCTTTTGGAGGAGAGGCAAATGCTGGGCCTGGACTGGTGTTTATTACTTTGCCCGGTATTTTCGAAAGCATCGGGGGATTCGGCGTTATTGTCGGCCTGCTGTTCTTCTTCCTGTTTACGTCAGCCGCATTATCTTCGGCCATCTCCCTGCTTGAAGCACCTGTGGCTTATGTGATGCGCAGGTTTAACCTGAGTCGAAAAGCAGCCACTTGGATGGTTGGCATCCTGGTCTTTTTAGGTGGTATTCCCTCTTCTTTAGGTATGGGTGTGTTATCTGGCATTACGCCACTACCGGGACGGGATATTCTGGATTCCCTAGATTACATTTCTGGCAACATTATGTTGCCTTTGGCCGGTCTCATTACGGTCTTGTTTGTCGGCTGGGCTTGGAGCCGCACCGAGATCCTGAAGCAATCCGATTTGGGTGATACCAGCCTTGGCCGGGCATTCTTTTGGCTTTTACGCATTCCGGTGCCTATCTTTATTGCCATTGTCTTTATCTGGATGGCCTCGCAACTGTAA
- a CDS encoding NAD(P)H-hydrate dehydratase, with amino-acid sequence MYVLGQDDMRKMDRYTIEQLGLPGVVLMENAGARVTEEIVRLVAEKGDNGTRYPIMILAGHGHNGGDGFVVARRLSDLGYKVKLCLLAAPEKLAGDAKVHYEVYRRRNLPFWSVQDASLEELFILLEPAPVIVDAMLGTGIKGEVRSPYREVIGWLNRHRQDKTVVAVDLPSGLCAETGKVQGEAVRATHTITFVCPKKGFFLQDGPQYIGEWKAVDISVPPSLAETLHLNVPLLITDDDVHEALPRRKSHGHKGSFGHALVIGGSSAYVGAPLFAAQAALNSGAGLVTLAVPDIIYPQLAAQSPATIFLPLPTENGYLAQDALQVLENKLETYDTLVVGPGLGRWPGGSEWLARLLKLAHMPVVVDADGLAMLKSHLSLLRLLPKRDRPVILTPHPGEMARLLGTTVGEVESDRLGIAQRFAQEHGVFLVLKGHRTVLATPEGKVWINPLGHDALAKGGSGDILSGIIAAFVAQGAAPEQAVIASVYIHALAAERCAAEKSRYSVLPTDVLEALGPAILSIVDPARSGQ; translated from the coding sequence ATGTATGTGCTTGGTCAGGATGATATGCGCAAGATGGACCGCTATACGATTGAACAGCTTGGTTTACCTGGAGTGGTGTTGATGGAAAATGCGGGAGCCAGGGTCACAGAAGAGATCGTCCGCCTTGTGGCTGAAAAAGGGGACAACGGGACAAGGTATCCCATCATGATCCTGGCCGGCCATGGTCATAATGGGGGAGACGGGTTTGTCGTAGCCAGAAGGTTGTCCGACTTGGGGTATAAGGTCAAACTGTGCCTGTTGGCAGCCCCGGAGAAGCTGGCAGGGGATGCTAAAGTGCATTACGAGGTGTACCGCAGGCGGAATTTACCCTTCTGGTCGGTGCAAGATGCTTCACTTGAAGAACTGTTTATCCTGTTAGAGCCGGCCCCGGTTATTGTTGATGCGATGTTGGGCACAGGAATCAAGGGAGAGGTTCGTTCCCCTTACAGGGAAGTCATTGGCTGGTTAAACCGCCATAGGCAGGACAAAACAGTTGTCGCTGTTGATCTTCCCTCAGGATTGTGCGCCGAGACAGGCAAGGTGCAAGGAGAGGCTGTTAGGGCCACGCACACCATCACCTTTGTCTGCCCTAAAAAAGGTTTTTTCTTACAGGATGGCCCTCAATACATTGGGGAGTGGAAAGCTGTTGACATTTCTGTGCCGCCGTCACTGGCAGAAACCTTGCACCTCAATGTCCCTTTGCTCATTACGGATGACGATGTTCATGAGGCCTTGCCCCGGAGGAAGTCTCATGGTCACAAGGGAAGCTTTGGGCATGCACTGGTCATCGGGGGTTCATCTGCTTATGTTGGGGCTCCCCTCTTTGCTGCCCAGGCAGCTTTAAACAGTGGAGCAGGACTGGTTACACTGGCCGTGCCGGACATCATTTATCCCCAGCTGGCTGCCCAATCACCGGCCACCATTTTCTTGCCTCTGCCAACGGAAAATGGTTACTTAGCACAGGATGCACTTCAAGTGCTGGAAAATAAGTTGGAGACATACGACACACTGGTCGTGGGGCCGGGATTGGGGCGCTGGCCGGGAGGAAGTGAGTGGCTTGCCCGGCTGTTAAAACTGGCCCACATGCCCGTTGTGGTGGATGCAGATGGCTTGGCGATGCTCAAATCCCATCTCAGTCTGCTGCGTCTGCTGCCAAAAAGGGACCGTCCCGTGATCTTGACTCCTCATCCAGGAGAAATGGCCCGGTTGCTGGGTACCACGGTCGGAGAAGTGGAAAGTGACCGGCTGGGGATTGCCCAACGTTTTGCCCAGGAGCACGGCGTGTTTTTGGTGCTTAAAGGGCACCGCACTGTACTGGCTACACCGGAAGGGAAGGTATGGATTAATCCACTCGGTCATGATGCTTTGGCTAAAGGCGGATCGGGAGATATTTTGTCTGGAATCATCGCTGCTTTTGTTGCCCAGGGTGCTGCACCCGAGCAAGCTGTCATTGCGAGTGTTTATATTCATGCCTTGGCAGCAGAACGCTGTGCCGCGGAAAAATCAAGGTACAGTGTCCTGCCAACCGATGTGCTGGAAGCGCTTGGTCCTGCCATTTTGTCCATTGTGGACCCGGCCCGATCTGGTCAGTAA
- a CDS encoding cobalamin-binding protein — translation MRIVSICPSNTELLGYLGLESDIVGVDNYSDWPEEVHHLPRLGPDLNIDMDAVEKLKPDLVVASLSVPGMEKNIEALKARQLPYIVLNPNSLEEIGQDILELGKHTHREQEAHKVYHAYQRVLEAYRKLSQRVQYWPALYWEWWPKPVFTPGKTNWLTEISELAGARNVFDDMPQASVQTDWDEVIRRNPDYICLAWVGVEKRRIKPELVRTRPGWTEMPAVREKRILVLDEPLFCRPSPRLLTGLQKLAALLHPGHFPAVQEGRDVLKDHLARGK, via the coding sequence ATGCGTATCGTGTCCATCTGCCCCAGTAACACCGAGTTGTTAGGGTATCTGGGATTGGAGAGCGACATCGTCGGTGTGGACAATTATTCCGATTGGCCTGAAGAGGTTCACCACTTACCGCGCCTTGGCCCTGATTTGAACATCGATATGGATGCGGTTGAAAAGTTGAAACCTGACCTGGTGGTGGCCTCCTTAAGTGTGCCGGGGATGGAAAAAAATATAGAGGCCCTCAAGGCTCGTCAGCTGCCTTATATTGTGCTCAACCCCAACAGTTTGGAAGAGATCGGTCAGGATATCTTGGAATTGGGGAAACATACACATCGGGAGCAAGAAGCGCACAAGGTCTATCATGCTTATCAAAGGGTATTGGAAGCATACCGCAAGCTAAGCCAAAGGGTGCAGTACTGGCCGGCATTGTATTGGGAATGGTGGCCCAAGCCGGTATTTACACCAGGAAAAACAAATTGGCTGACGGAGATCAGTGAACTGGCCGGAGCGAGGAATGTGTTTGACGATATGCCCCAGGCTAGTGTGCAAACGGACTGGGATGAGGTTATAAGACGCAATCCCGACTATATTTGCCTGGCTTGGGTAGGGGTGGAGAAACGGCGCATCAAACCGGAACTGGTTCGGACGAGACCGGGCTGGACGGAAATGCCGGCTGTCCGCGAAAAGCGCATTCTTGTGCTGGACGAACCGCTATTTTGCCGCCCCTCGCCCCGCCTGTTGACCGGCCTGCAAAAATTGGCGGCTTTGCTTCATCCCGGCCATTTTCCGGCTGTTCAAGAAGGACGCGATGTGCTTAAAGACCATTTGGCAAGGGGGAAATAA
- a CDS encoding ferritin-like domain-containing protein, with product MDEKRKALIDGLNEDLANEYAAIIMYNHYAANVQGLAGQVLKPFFQGEVTDEIGHAQFLAEKIVYLGGTPTVEPKPVKHTTDVKQMLENTLQAEIDTIKRYTQRVEQAEAAGEIGLKIELEDLIADETRHKIEIERLLRDPLLK from the coding sequence ATGGATGAAAAGAGAAAAGCATTAATTGATGGCTTAAATGAAGACTTGGCTAACGAGTATGCCGCCATCATTATGTACAACCACTATGCAGCCAATGTGCAGGGACTGGCCGGCCAAGTATTAAAGCCCTTCTTCCAAGGTGAGGTGACTGACGAAATTGGCCACGCCCAATTCCTGGCTGAAAAAATCGTCTATCTGGGCGGTACGCCCACGGTTGAACCCAAACCGGTCAAACACACCACCGATGTCAAACAGATGCTCGAAAACACGCTGCAAGCCGAAATTGATACCATCAAACGTTACACCCAGCGGGTGGAACAAGCCGAAGCCGCCGGTGAAATCGGACTTAAAATTGAGCTGGAAGACCTGATAGCCGATGAAACCAGACATAAGATAGAAATCGAGCGCCTGCTCCGTGACCCCTTGCTAAAATAA
- a CDS encoding aliphatic sulfonate ABC transporter substrate-binding protein, translated as MRRWLLPIIFILIVSVGLVGCGSSETGSGEVEQIRIGYFPNLDHAAAIVGIEKGFFKEELGDIEPEFVHFPNGNDFINALDAGELDIGYVGPGPAINYFLGGGDVVILSSAANGATLIVAHKDSGIRTLEDFAGKSFGTPGNGCTHNVQLEEMLLEKGLKSNRVGGNVEHQPRIPPASVASLFEAGQVDAYAAPEPWGTYLVEEGLAHVVVEWDEVEWGTTLSSVVLVSTKAFVEKHPEVVEKVLRAHIKSVQFAQANKDQTLELVNDRIYALTQERLPENVLDKAWERMVVTYETHADALQEWAESSHRLGFIDTEPNLDGLVDTSLLEKVLNGDVAAK; from the coding sequence ATGCGCAGATGGCTTTTGCCAATCATATTCATCTTAATCGTCAGTGTGGGATTAGTGGGCTGTGGCTCATCTGAAACCGGCAGTGGCGAAGTGGAGCAAATCCGCATTGGTTACTTTCCCAATTTGGACCATGCGGCAGCCATTGTGGGCATCGAGAAAGGGTTCTTTAAAGAAGAATTGGGTGACATCGAGCCGGAGTTTGTCCATTTTCCGAACGGCAATGACTTTATCAACGCCCTGGATGCTGGGGAGCTTGATATTGGTTATGTTGGGCCTGGTCCGGCCATTAACTACTTCCTCGGCGGAGGGGATGTGGTCATTCTCTCCTCTGCTGCTAATGGCGCCACGCTGATTGTGGCCCACAAAGATTCCGGCATTCGCACGCTGGAAGATTTTGCAGGTAAAAGTTTTGGCACTCCGGGAAATGGCTGCACCCATAACGTCCAGTTGGAAGAAATGCTGTTGGAAAAGGGTTTAAAATCTAACCGGGTGGGTGGCAATGTGGAGCACCAGCCCCGCATTCCGCCAGCCAGTGTGGCCAGCCTGTTTGAGGCCGGCCAGGTAGATGCCTATGCTGCACCGGAACCGTGGGGGACCTACCTGGTTGAGGAAGGCCTGGCCCATGTCGTGGTCGAGTGGGATGAAGTAGAGTGGGGCACCACATTGTCCAGTGTGGTGTTAGTCAGCACGAAAGCGTTTGTGGAGAAACATCCAGAAGTGGTGGAAAAAGTGTTGCGCGCCCATATTAAAAGCGTCCAGTTTGCCCAGGCCAATAAAGATCAAACCCTGGAGTTAGTCAATGACCGTATCTATGCTTTAACCCAGGAGCGTCTGCCTGAAAACGTGCTGGACAAAGCATGGGAACGCATGGTCGTCACTTACGAAACCCATGCCGATGCGTTGCAGGAATGGGCAGAGTCGTCCCACCGCTTAGGCTTTATTGACACCGAACCCAACCTGGACGGATTGGTTGACACATCATTGTTGGAAAAAGTATTAAATGGTGACGTGGCTGCCAAGTAA
- a CDS encoding ABC transporter permease, with protein sequence MTTILRKLLFFMALIVIWEVTYRLNLHFEWMPTRSFPDLMGVLEQLYIGFFGEHKILLYAIFTSLKRLFTGFALALVIGTVLGILLARYKAVDDTLGSLIIALQSVPSIVWLPLAMIWFGRNDMAIIFIIVLGGTWSMALNTRMGFKNVQPLLLRAARTMGYSGFELFRKVTFPASIPYALTGARLAWAFNWRALIAAELLATGGLGSTLLFAADFFNMNLVVAIMVIISVMGIIMDQLVFQRVEQRVLTRWGLERV encoded by the coding sequence ATGACTACAATTCTCAGAAAGCTGCTCTTCTTTATGGCACTCATCGTGATATGGGAAGTCACATATAGATTAAACTTGCACTTTGAATGGATGCCCACCCGGTCTTTTCCCGATTTGATGGGGGTTTTAGAGCAGCTCTATATCGGCTTTTTCGGGGAACACAAAATCTTATTGTATGCCATCTTTACCAGTCTTAAACGCCTGTTCACCGGTTTTGCCTTGGCACTGGTGATTGGCACAGTGTTAGGGATCTTGCTGGCCCGGTATAAAGCGGTGGATGACACGCTGGGCTCGCTGATCATTGCCCTGCAGAGTGTTCCCAGCATCGTTTGGCTGCCGCTAGCCATGATTTGGTTTGGCCGCAATGATATGGCTATCATTTTTATCATTGTCCTCGGCGGCACCTGGTCCATGGCGCTGAATACACGCATGGGCTTTAAGAACGTGCAGCCGCTGTTGTTACGGGCGGCCAGAACGATGGGGTATTCGGGGTTTGAACTGTTCCGCAAAGTCACTTTTCCCGCTTCCATTCCTTACGCCTTGACCGGGGCCCGATTGGCTTGGGCGTTTAACTGGCGAGCCTTGATTGCCGCCGAGCTCTTGGCTACCGGCGGTCTGGGCAGTACCTTGCTGTTTGCTGCTGATTTCTTCAATATGAATCTGGTTGTGGCTATCATGGTGATCATTTCTGTGATGGGCATCATTATGGACCAGCTGGTTTTCCAGCGCGTGGAGCAGCGCGTACTCACCCGTTGGGGGCTGGAGAGAGTTTGA
- a CDS encoding ABC transporter ATP-binding protein, which translates to MALQIKGVSKTFYKQDQPFQALDNINLIVKTGQFVSLLGPSGCGKSTLLNIIAGLEQATAGEVVLDGKKVEGPGPERGVVFQEPALMPWLNVLENVMFALKGRPKEEQKKIALEHLKLVHLSKFIHSYPHELSGGMRQRVAIARALAMNPQVLLMDEPFGALDEQTRMMLHRELTYIWMHTKKTIVFVTHNIREAVQLSDRIVLMGTRPGRIIKEFEVNLPRPRQGTDPQVAELEEQIMELLGVEIEKVMREEMGDDYNSQKAALLYGTHRDMGSHI; encoded by the coding sequence GTGGCCTTACAAATCAAGGGAGTGAGTAAAACCTTTTATAAACAGGATCAGCCATTTCAAGCGCTTGACAATATAAACCTGATCGTTAAAACGGGTCAGTTTGTCTCTTTACTGGGGCCTTCCGGGTGTGGAAAATCAACCTTGCTTAATATTATTGCAGGTTTGGAACAAGCCACTGCGGGAGAGGTGGTTTTGGACGGGAAGAAGGTGGAAGGCCCCGGGCCTGAACGGGGAGTGGTCTTTCAAGAGCCGGCGTTGATGCCGTGGCTCAATGTGCTTGAAAATGTCATGTTTGCCTTAAAAGGACGGCCTAAAGAAGAGCAGAAGAAGATTGCGCTGGAGCATCTGAAACTGGTCCATTTGAGTAAATTTATCCATTCGTATCCTCACGAATTGTCCGGAGGCATGCGTCAGCGGGTCGCCATCGCCCGGGCTTTGGCCATGAATCCACAGGTGCTGTTGATGGATGAACCGTTCGGGGCCTTGGATGAACAAACCAGAATGATGCTGCACCGGGAGCTTACCTATATTTGGATGCATACCAAGAAAACGATTGTGTTCGTGACCCATAATATCCGCGAAGCGGTCCAGCTTTCAGATCGCATTGTGCTGATGGGCACGCGCCCCGGCCGGATCATTAAAGAATTTGAAGTGAATCTGCCCCGTCCCCGGCAGGGAACTGACCCCCAGGTGGCTGAGCTTGAAGAGCAAATTATGGAACTGTTGGGGGTAGAGATCGAAAAGGTGATGAGAGAGGAGATGGGGGATGACTACAATTCTCAGAAAGCTGCTCTTCTTTATGGCACTCATCGTGATATGGGAAGTCACATATAG
- the ligA gene encoding NAD-dependent DNA ligase LigA: protein MNKEAAQKRLEELYEQIETHNYHYFVLDDPLISDQEYDALMQELIKLEEQFPELKKPNSPSERVGGEPLPYFVKVEHEIPMLSLANAFSEQDLRDFDRRVRQGLAPGEEVEYVCELKIDGLAVSLRYENGQFVRGATRGDGTTGEDITQNLKTIRSIPLRLKEPVDLEVRGEAYMPKAEFERINKLRAEQGLELFANPRNSAAGSLRQLDPKIAAERKLDIFLYGIAQIKGINVESHSEGLAVLERLGLKTNKERTVVKTVEEMLDFIQHWTENRAKLPYEIDGIVIKVNRYDQQQKLGTTAKSPRWAIAYKFPAEEAVTILKGIEVNVGRTGAVTPTALLEPVTLAGTIVKRASLHNEDLIHEKDIRIGDHVVVKKAGDIIPEVVRSLKEKRTGAEQVYHMPESCPECGSELVRLDGEVAVRCINPQCPAQIKEGLIHFVSRQAMNIEGLGERIINQLYEHGLIRDVADLYDLTKADLLPLERMGEKSVENLLKAINNSKQNSLEKLLFGLGIRFVGAKAAKLLAQHFETMDRLMQATQDELEAIDEIGPKMAQSIVEYFAKPEVHETINRLKQAGVNMTYKGPKPVQAEENESPFAGKTIVLTGKLEQMTREEAKEKLEALGAKVTGSVSKNTDLVIAGEKAGSKLEKAKQLNIEVIDEAELMKRLGM, encoded by the coding sequence GTGAACAAAGAAGCGGCTCAAAAACGCCTTGAAGAATTGTACGAACAGATTGAAACCCATAACTATCACTACTTTGTACTGGACGATCCCCTCATTTCTGACCAGGAATATGATGCTTTAATGCAAGAGTTAATCAAACTGGAAGAACAGTTTCCTGAGTTAAAAAAACCTAACTCCCCTTCAGAGCGGGTTGGGGGCGAGCCGCTCCCCTACTTTGTAAAAGTGGAGCATGAAATTCCCATGCTTAGCCTGGCCAATGCTTTTAGCGAACAGGACTTGCGTGATTTTGACCGCCGGGTGCGGCAAGGGCTTGCCCCTGGTGAAGAAGTGGAGTATGTGTGTGAGCTGAAAATTGACGGCTTGGCTGTTTCCCTGCGCTATGAAAACGGCCAGTTTGTGCGCGGGGCTACCCGGGGAGACGGCACCACAGGGGAAGATATCACCCAAAACTTGAAGACGATCCGTTCCATCCCCCTTAGGTTGAAAGAACCGGTTGATTTAGAAGTGCGGGGCGAGGCGTATATGCCTAAAGCGGAATTTGAACGGATTAACAAACTGCGGGCTGAACAGGGGCTGGAGCTGTTTGCCAATCCCCGCAACTCAGCGGCCGGTTCCTTGCGCCAGCTGGACCCCAAGATTGCTGCGGAACGGAAGCTGGATATCTTCCTGTATGGGATCGCCCAGATTAAAGGAATCAACGTTGAGTCCCATAGCGAAGGTTTAGCTGTTCTGGAACGGTTGGGATTGAAAACAAACAAAGAGCGGACCGTAGTCAAAACGGTAGAAGAGATGCTGGACTTTATCCAGCATTGGACCGAGAACCGGGCCAAGCTGCCCTATGAAATTGATGGCATTGTCATCAAAGTGAACCGCTATGATCAGCAGCAAAAACTGGGCACAACGGCTAAAAGCCCCCGTTGGGCCATTGCCTACAAGTTTCCCGCTGAAGAAGCGGTCACCATTTTAAAAGGGATTGAAGTGAACGTAGGCCGGACAGGGGCGGTAACCCCAACGGCCCTTCTGGAACCGGTCACTTTGGCTGGCACAATTGTCAAGCGCGCTTCCTTGCACAATGAGGATTTGATCCATGAAAAAGATATTCGCATCGGTGATCATGTCGTCGTCAAAAAAGCGGGAGACATTATACCTGAAGTGGTTCGTTCCCTTAAAGAAAAACGGACCGGAGCGGAACAAGTGTACCATATGCCTGAGTCTTGCCCCGAGTGTGGAAGTGAACTGGTCCGGCTGGACGGGGAAGTGGCTGTCCGCTGCATCAATCCCCAGTGCCCGGCCCAGATCAAAGAAGGGCTGATCCACTTTGTATCCCGGCAGGCTATGAACATTGAAGGTTTGGGTGAACGGATTATAAACCAACTGTATGAACACGGGCTGATTCGTGATGTGGCCGATTTGTATGACCTGACTAAAGCAGACTTATTGCCCCTGGAACGCATGGGGGAAAAATCGGTCGAAAACCTTTTAAAGGCCATTAACAACAGCAAACAAAATTCACTGGAGAAATTGCTGTTTGGACTGGGGATTCGCTTTGTGGGGGCTAAAGCAGCCAAACTCCTGGCCCAGCATTTTGAAACAATGGACAGGCTGATGCAGGCGACTCAGGATGAATTGGAGGCCATCGATGAAATCGGGCCCAAAATGGCCCAAAGCATTGTGGAGTATTTTGCCAAACCGGAGGTTCATGAGACAATTAACCGGTTGAAACAGGCCGGCGTTAATATGACCTATAAGGGGCCCAAACCGGTTCAGGCTGAGGAAAACGAATCGCCGTTTGCCGGCAAAACCATTGTCCTGACCGGAAAATTGGAGCAGATGACCAGAGAAGAGGCCAAAGAGAAACTGGAAGCATTAGGGGCTAAAGTCACTGGCAGCGTATCCAAAAATACCGATCTGGTGATTGCCGGCGAAAAAGCGGGCTCCAAACTGGAAAAGGCTAAGCAACTGAATATTGAAGTGATTGATGAAGCAGAATTGATGAAACGGCTGGGGATGTAA